A window of Mucilaginibacter paludis DSM 18603 contains these coding sequences:
- a CDS encoding IS4 family transposase — MSSELFEPTVLDGLARKTEAIQRKRKVGGKELSDMALFDGDQSFNGMSMQLMRRDGLDISKQALHQRHHSNMTKFVQAVFEQLIAVELPQEQTQGLEIRIKDSTRFALPEVIAETFPGTKGSGMKAGASVQFEFEIKSGKSDIKVTPANANDQGESHLDKASIQPGVLYMRDLGYTHLSYMNNINKVKAFFINKLCPKTTIYLLKDDQYQKLELSKLQGITGVFDQQVYIGADKMPVRIIIEPVSEELKARRIANTEKYNKKKGSTTSKGFKERAGFNFIVTNLVSEKYSAELIQKLYHLRWQIELVFKAWKSFLKIHTFPKGSSDRITSILYSKLIWAVLSWKICMAIGKIGQISVLKVHRLIASTKEELRAQLLGICSKWLALLEKLNLKHLSKEHRKHRLKIEEIVISI; from the coding sequence ATGAGTTCGGAACTATTTGAACCAACGGTGTTAGATGGCCTGGCCCGTAAAACAGAGGCTATACAACGCAAACGAAAAGTGGGAGGCAAGGAACTATCGGATATGGCGTTATTTGATGGAGATCAATCGTTTAACGGCATGAGTATGCAGTTAATGCGGAGGGATGGGCTTGATATTTCGAAGCAGGCATTGCATCAAAGACATCACAGCAATATGACAAAGTTTGTACAAGCCGTTTTTGAGCAATTAATAGCAGTTGAGTTACCGCAAGAGCAAACACAGGGCTTGGAGATCCGTATCAAAGATTCTACCCGTTTCGCGTTGCCGGAAGTTATTGCAGAGACATTCCCCGGAACAAAAGGAAGTGGGATGAAAGCGGGAGCATCTGTACAATTTGAATTTGAAATCAAAAGTGGTAAAAGCGATATCAAAGTAACTCCGGCCAACGCAAATGACCAGGGTGAGAGTCATCTGGACAAGGCATCAATTCAGCCGGGGGTATTATATATGAGAGATCTGGGTTACACTCACTTGAGTTATATGAACAATATTAACAAAGTCAAAGCTTTCTTTATTAATAAATTATGTCCGAAAACAACGATTTATCTATTAAAGGACGACCAATACCAAAAGTTAGAGTTGTCGAAACTACAAGGCATAACCGGCGTATTTGATCAACAGGTATATATCGGAGCTGATAAGATGCCGGTAAGGATAATAATAGAACCGGTAAGTGAAGAGCTCAAGGCAAGGCGGATAGCCAATACTGAAAAGTACAATAAAAAGAAAGGCAGTACCACCAGTAAGGGATTCAAAGAGCGGGCAGGGTTTAACTTTATTGTTACCAACCTGGTGAGCGAAAAATATAGCGCTGAATTGATCCAAAAGTTATATCACCTGCGATGGCAGATAGAATTGGTTTTTAAAGCATGGAAGTCGTTTTTAAAGATACACACGTTCCCCAAAGGAAGTTCGGATCGTATAACCAGTATATTATACAGTAAGTTGATCTGGGCAGTTTTGAGTTGGAAAATATGCATGGCTATCGGTAAGATAGGTCAAATTAGTGTTTTAAAGGTGCATCGACTAATCGCTTCTACGAAAGAAGAATTGCGAGCGCAGCTTTTAGGGATATGCTCAAAGTGGTTAGCTCTGTTGGAGAAATTAAACTTAAAGCACCTTTCAAAAGAGCACAGAAAACATAGGTTAAAAATAGAAGAAATTGTAATAAGTATTTGA
- a CDS encoding DUF2490 domain-containing protein, with product MFNKKIKKSIFVFTFILSIASQHQLSAQNTRYNTSNFNAWVALNGQFLITDKWGLHAEVQIRRNEGFSRWQQLLLRPGIFYNINPNLMATAGYAYVETYPYGEIPIAKVAFPEHRIWQQLQLTQRTGSVDVISRLRLEQRFFGDVNAGTFTNTRFENRFRYMLRAVIPLTRDANKVTKLYVPVYDEAFIAFGKNVKYNTFDQNRFGIGLGLNEGKFGKIEIGYLYQYVQQRNLLPDMRQVVENNHTLSITYFSALRLGKK from the coding sequence ATGTTCAATAAAAAAATAAAAAAGTCCATCTTTGTATTCACCTTCATATTATCAATAGCATCACAACATCAGCTTTCGGCACAAAACACCCGCTACAACACATCAAACTTTAATGCCTGGGTAGCGCTTAACGGGCAGTTTTTAATTACGGATAAATGGGGATTACATGCCGAAGTACAGATACGGCGTAATGAAGGCTTCAGCCGATGGCAGCAATTGTTGTTAAGGCCTGGTATTTTTTACAATATCAACCCCAACTTAATGGCAACAGCCGGGTACGCTTATGTAGAAACTTACCCTTACGGGGAAATTCCTATTGCCAAGGTGGCTTTCCCGGAGCATCGCATCTGGCAGCAATTACAATTAACGCAGCGTACCGGGAGTGTTGATGTGATAAGCCGACTGAGGCTCGAACAGCGGTTTTTTGGAGATGTGAATGCAGGTACCTTTACCAATACCCGCTTTGAAAATCGTTTCCGTTACATGTTGCGTGCTGTAATCCCTTTAACCCGGGATGCCAATAAAGTAACCAAGCTTTACGTACCCGTTTACGATGAAGCATTTATTGCTTTCGGCAAAAATGTAAAGTACAATACCTTTGATCAAAATCGCTTTGGTATCGGTTTAGGTTTAAACGAAGGCAAATTCGGCAAAATTGAGATAGGCTACCTTTACCAGTACGTACAACAACGCAACCTGCTGCCCGATATGCGCCAGGTAGTTGAAAATAATCACACGCTTTCCATTACCTATTTTTCGGCATTAAGGCTCGGCAAAAAATAA